The Panicum hallii strain FIL2 chromosome 9, PHallii_v3.1, whole genome shotgun sequence genome has a window encoding:
- the LOC112876994 gene encoding deoxymugineic acid synthase 1-B-like, giving the protein MAPSPCGADQMKAVPVAALSLGKPMKRVGFGTASATLGQAEGRAGVTQAVLHALDAGYRHFDTASSYNTEAALGDAVAEAVLAGTVASRDDLYITTKLWIADAHPGRVLPALQKSLRNLRMEYVDMFLIHFPVSMRPPAVEGAIAVVKDDLVEMDMKGVWGEMEECHRRGLARAIGVSNFSCKKLEYLLSFAKIPPAANQVEVHPYCRQNKIRAFCREKGIQLCAYSPLGGKGTPWANNSVMDCPVLEQIARERGKTVAQVCIRWVYEQGDCVIAKSFNEQRMRQNLDIFGWELTDDDRRRISALPESRGTYNFFIHESGPYKTAEEFWDGEIVSGQSTYQIASCLDPTN; this is encoded by the exons ATGGCTCCATCTCCATGTGGTGCGGATCAAATGAAGGCCGTGCCGGTGGCGGCCCTGAGCTTGGGCAAGCCGATGAAGCGCGTGGGCTTCGGCACGGCGTCGGCGACGCTTGGCCAGGCTGAGGGCCGCGCCGGCGTGACGCAGGCCGTCCTCCACGCTCTGGACGCCGGGTACCGCCACTTCGACACGGCCTCGTCGTACAACACGGAGGCCGCGCTAGGGGACGCCGTCGCCGAGGCCGTCCTCGCCGGCACGGTCGCCTCCCGTGATGATCTCTACATCACGACGAAGCTCTGGATCGCTGACGCGCATCCAGGGCGCGTTCTGCCGGCGCTCCAGAAGTCGCTCCG CAATCTGCGGATGGAGTACGTGGATATGTTCTTGATTCACTTCCCGGTAAGCATGCggccaccagcggtggaaggagCCATCGCGGTGGTGAAGGATGACCTGGTGGAGATGGACATGAAGGGAGTGTGGGGGGAGATGGAGGAGTGCCACAGGCGAGGGCTGGCGAGGGCCATTGGCGTCAGCAACTTCAGCTGCAAGAAGCTTGAGTACCTGCTATCCTTTGCAAAGATTCCACCGGCTGCAAACCAG GTGGAGGTGCACCCATACTGCCGGCAGAACAAGATAAGAGCGTTCTGCCGGGAGAAGGGGATCCAGCTCTGCGCCTACTCTCCATTGGGTGGCAAGGGAACACCATGGGCCAACAACTCTGTCATGGACTGCCCTGTCCTTGAGCAGATCGCCCGTGAACGGGGCAAAACAGTCGCCCAG GTGTGCATTAGGTGGGTGTATGAGCAGGGAGATTGCGTGATCGCTAAAAGCTTCAACGAGCAGAGGATGCGACAGAACCTCGACATCTTTGGCTGGGAGCTCACCGACGACGACAGACGCAGGATCAGCGCCCTGCCAGAATCAAGGGGCACCTACAATTTCTTCATCCATGAATCCGGCCCCTACAAAACCGCCGAAGAATTCTGGGACGGTGAGATTGTGTCTGGCCAGTCGACTTACCAAATTGCATCTTGTTTGGATCCGACCAACTGA